One part of the Musa acuminata AAA Group cultivar baxijiao chromosome BXJ1-5, Cavendish_Baxijiao_AAA, whole genome shotgun sequence genome encodes these proteins:
- the LOC135673747 gene encoding PRA1 family protein B4-like, which translates to MMSSAPSLPPLPISNPPAASAAPVAPSSAVPVATPAFRLFLSRLSDSVGRSLSNRRPWSELADRSAFSRPDSLSDASYRLRKNLTYFRVNYAAVVAAVLAISLITNPFSLVVLLALLAAWCLLYLFRPSDPPLVILGRTFSDRETLGSLVLITVFVVFLTSVGSLLISALVAGAAIVGAHGAFRVPEDLFLDEQETGAASSLLSFLGGAASAGPAVVAAARV; encoded by the coding sequence ATGATGTCTTCCGCCCCCTCCCTGCCTCCCCTCCCCATCTCAAACCCCCCTGCCGCCTCCGCCGCCCCCGTCGCCCCCTCCTCCGCCGTCCCCGTCGCCACTCCCGCCTTCCGCCTCTTCCTCTCCCGCCTCTCGGACTCCGTCGGCCGCTCCCTCTCCAACCGCCGCCCCTGGTCGGAGCTCGCCGACCGATCTGCCTTCTCCCGTCCGGATTCCCTCTCCGACGCCTCCTACCGCCTCCGCAAGAACCTCACCTACTTCCGCGTCAACTACGCCGCTGTCGTCGCCGCCGTCCTCGCCATCTCCCTCATCACCAACCCCTTCTCTCTCGTCGTTCTCCTCGCCCTCCTCGCCGCCTGGTGTCTCCTCTACCTATTCCGCCCCTCAGATCCGCCGCTCGTCATCCTTGGCCGGACCTTCTCGGATCGCGAGACCCTCGGCAGTCTTGTCCTCATCACCGTTTTCGTAGTCTTCCTCACCTCCGTCGGGTCGCTTCTGATCTCAGCCCTGGTCGCCGGTGCTGCCATCGTCGGCGCCCATGGGGCTTTCCGGGTGCCGGAGGATCTTTTCCTCGATGAACAGGAAACGGGCGCTGCCAGCAGTCTCTTATCCTTTCTTGGAGGAGCCGCCTCGGCTGGACCTGCCGTCGTCGCCGC